From a region of the Corallococcus coralloides DSM 2259 genome:
- a CDS encoding ATPase domain-containing protein: protein MDEQREETAARFKSGTPYLDEILCGGWLRGGLYLVAGPPGSGKTTLANEMCFRAAQAGDSSLYVTLLAETHERMLLHLRSFEFFHQDSVGTRVHYISGLPSLREGGGRAFIDTLIRTVRERDARLLIVDGLMVFKERLRPDEDLRELLQALNVRLAALDCTTLLLNTETQKGTGPEFGVVDGVVALSADLIGLKATRGIEVTKFRGSNNIPGRHTFLIDEHGVNIYPRFEAAMRDTPRKLADPRHRSRWGIEGLDAMCSGGLVTRSSTLIMGSPGGGKTLIGMSFLLEGARKGEPGLYFGFAESGAQLTLKCHNVGLELEPLQRQGLLRLEARAPVETLPDAMAQELLALVQQQGVRRLVLDGLEPFAKEAIDPERTTRFITALMNALRERDVTLLITQQTNDMFGPELHSPIRGIEAICDNLVFLRFFELHGKLHRLITVLKMRDSNNDPFLRELLITNEGPRVGESYVALEAMLTGQPHARMQGTGVTGPGRNREGA, encoded by the coding sequence ATGGACGAACAGCGGGAGGAGACCGCTGCGCGGTTCAAGAGCGGGACGCCCTACCTGGATGAAATCCTGTGCGGCGGCTGGTTGCGTGGCGGGCTGTACCTCGTCGCCGGCCCCCCGGGCAGTGGCAAGACGACGCTCGCCAACGAGATGTGCTTCCGCGCCGCCCAGGCGGGGGACAGCAGCCTCTACGTAACGCTGCTGGCGGAGACCCACGAGCGCATGCTCCTGCACCTGCGCTCGTTCGAGTTCTTCCACCAGGACTCCGTGGGCACCCGGGTCCACTACATCAGCGGGCTGCCCTCGCTGCGGGAGGGTGGAGGCCGGGCCTTCATCGACACGTTGATCCGCACGGTCCGGGAGCGTGACGCCCGGCTGCTCATCGTGGACGGGCTGATGGTCTTCAAGGAGCGGCTGCGCCCGGACGAGGACCTGCGTGAGCTGCTGCAGGCGCTCAACGTGAGGCTGGCCGCCCTGGACTGCACGACGCTGCTCCTGAACACGGAGACCCAGAAGGGCACGGGCCCGGAGTTCGGCGTCGTCGACGGCGTCGTGGCCCTGAGCGCGGACCTCATCGGGCTCAAGGCCACGCGCGGCATCGAGGTCACCAAGTTCCGCGGCAGCAACAACATCCCGGGCCGGCACACCTTCCTCATCGACGAGCACGGCGTGAACATCTACCCGCGCTTCGAGGCGGCGATGCGCGACACGCCCCGCAAGCTGGCCGACCCCCGCCACCGCAGCCGCTGGGGCATCGAGGGGCTGGACGCCATGTGCTCGGGGGGGCTCGTCACCCGGTCCTCCACGCTCATCATGGGCAGTCCGGGCGGCGGCAAGACGCTCATCGGCATGTCGTTCCTGTTGGAAGGGGCGCGCAAGGGAGAGCCGGGGCTCTACTTCGGCTTCGCGGAGAGCGGCGCGCAGCTCACGCTCAAGTGCCACAACGTGGGGCTGGAGCTGGAGCCGCTGCAGCGCCAGGGGCTCTTGCGGCTCGAGGCGCGCGCGCCGGTGGAGACGCTGCCCGACGCGATGGCCCAGGAGCTGCTGGCGCTGGTCCAGCAGCAGGGCGTGAGGCGGCTGGTGCTGGATGGCCTGGAGCCCTTCGCGAAGGAGGCCATCGACCCGGAGCGCACCACGCGCTTCATCACCGCGCTCATGAACGCGCTGCGCGAGCGTGACGTCACCCTGCTCATCACCCAGCAGACGAACGACATGTTCGGCCCGGAGCTGCACTCGCCCATCCGGGGCATCGAGGCCATCTGTGACAACCTGGTGTTCCTGCGCTTCTTCGAGCTGCACGGCAAGCTGCACCGGCTCATCACGGTGCTGAAGATGCGTGACAGCAACAACGACCCCTTCCTGCGCGAGCTGCTCATCACGAACGAGGGCCCCCGCGTCGGGGAGTCGTACGTGGCGCTGGAGGCCATGCTCACCGGCCAGCCCCATGCCCGGATGCAGGGGACTGGAGTCACCGGACCCGGCCGGAACAGGGAGGGCGCGTGA
- a CDS encoding response regulator gives MSRILVVEDEETLADAIQDVLQDAGFEVQVARNGLEALRKLEAGVPDVLLLDLMLPLMDGRGLLKRMRDQERLRELPVVVMTSASRKALGEHPVRSFLPKPVTAVGLLKAVKSVLPGAEG, from the coding sequence ATGTCGCGCATCCTCGTGGTGGAGGACGAGGAGACCCTGGCGGACGCCATCCAGGACGTGTTGCAGGACGCCGGCTTCGAGGTGCAGGTGGCCCGCAACGGCCTGGAGGCCTTGCGCAAGCTGGAGGCCGGCGTGCCCGACGTGCTGCTGCTGGACCTGATGCTGCCGCTCATGGACGGCCGCGGGCTGCTCAAGCGGATGCGCGACCAGGAGCGCCTGCGCGAGCTGCCGGTGGTGGTCATGACCAGTGCCAGCCGCAAGGCGCTGGGCGAGCATCCGGTCCGCTCGTTCCTGCCGAAGCCCGTCACGGCCGTGGGACTGCTCAAGGCCGTGAAGTCCGTGCTCCCGGGTGCGGAAGGGTGA